One Streptomyces coeruleorubidus DNA segment encodes these proteins:
- a CDS encoding YciI family protein has translation MFAVELAFTPAPERLAARPAHRETLARLHADGHLAAAGPWADDTGALLLFTVDRARLDEILHEDPYYHRTPGVEVRSVREWTPVVGPAPISPAPPPDAGAPSPPTPR, from the coding sequence GTGTTCGCCGTGGAACTCGCCTTCACCCCTGCCCCGGAGCGCCTGGCCGCCCGTCCCGCACACCGCGAGACCCTCGCCCGTCTGCACGCCGACGGACACCTGGCAGCCGCCGGCCCGTGGGCCGACGACACCGGCGCCCTCCTGCTCTTCACGGTCGACCGGGCACGTCTGGACGAGATCCTGCACGAAGACCCCTACTACCACCGCACGCCCGGCGTCGAGGTGCGCTCGGTCCGCGAGTGGACCCCTGTCGTCGGCCCGGCGCCGATCAGCCCCGCGCCGCCTCCGGATGCAGGCGCACCCAGCCCTCCCACGCCGAGGTGA
- a CDS encoding Crp/Fnr family transcriptional regulator, translated as MDGHGWRRLRDVPLFARLPDADLVALWDVSVPRRYAAGEVLRMQGEPADHLLVLLSGSTAASAATAGGRVVRFGTWRGPCALDKVALLDGAGHTATFTAVGACSVRAVPRARFMTLLDDSAAVRSHVLRLLAAQARAQQDRLTVTMTLPCEARLAAWLLETAADSGPLVSLPGSQQGLADLLGVTRVTVNRALSRLRCDGLVRPAPDGRIELLAPELLAQRAARHG; from the coding sequence GTGGACGGGCACGGATGGCGGCGGCTGCGGGACGTACCGCTGTTCGCGCGGTTGCCGGACGCCGACCTGGTCGCCCTGTGGGACGTGTCCGTACCGCGCCGCTACGCCGCCGGGGAGGTACTGCGGATGCAGGGCGAGCCGGCCGATCATCTGCTCGTGCTGCTGAGCGGGAGCACGGCGGCGTCCGCGGCGACGGCGGGTGGGCGGGTGGTGCGGTTCGGCACGTGGAGGGGGCCGTGCGCGCTGGACAAGGTGGCGCTGCTCGACGGGGCGGGCCACACCGCGACGTTCACGGCGGTCGGGGCGTGCAGCGTGCGCGCCGTGCCGCGAGCGCGGTTCATGACGCTGCTCGACGACTCCGCGGCGGTCCGCTCACATGTGCTGCGGCTGCTGGCCGCCCAGGCGCGCGCCCAGCAGGACCGGCTGACGGTCACGATGACCCTGCCGTGCGAGGCACGCCTCGCGGCCTGGCTGCTGGAAACGGCGGCCGACAGCGGGCCTCTGGTCTCCCTGCCCGGTTCCCAGCAGGGCCTCGCCGACCTGCTCGGTGTCACCCGGGTGACGGTGAACCGCGCGCTGTCCCGCCTCCGGTGTGACGGCCTGGTCCGTCCGGCACCGGACGGCCGGATCGAACTGCTCGCCCCGGAGCTGCTTGCGCAGCGCGCCGCCCGGCACGGCTGA
- a CDS encoding TetR/AcrR family transcriptional regulator has translation MTTKPDEPQQPRRRRAPAGAAVLREDVTEAIRAAVFEELAAVGYARMSIEGIARRAGVGKTAVYRRWRSKLHLVLDIVSALAVQGLPVPDTGSLEGDLRLLYEVTSRALRHPVASQVIPDLQAEAARNPEIAEALQKALREGQDGVATGIVTAAEARGELRRGLDRDLALDLISGPLYWRSVVIRSPKLPKGYLGSLARASAEALKAL, from the coding sequence ATGACGACGAAGCCCGACGAGCCCCAGCAGCCCCGGCGCCGCCGGGCCCCCGCGGGGGCGGCCGTACTGCGGGAGGACGTGACGGAAGCCATCCGGGCGGCCGTCTTCGAGGAGCTCGCGGCCGTCGGCTACGCGCGGATGTCCATCGAGGGGATCGCGCGCCGGGCGGGGGTCGGGAAGACGGCGGTGTACCGCCGCTGGCGCTCCAAGCTGCACCTGGTCCTCGACATCGTCTCGGCGCTCGCCGTGCAGGGCCTGCCCGTGCCGGACACCGGCTCACTGGAGGGCGACCTGCGGCTGCTGTACGAGGTGACGTCCCGCGCCCTGCGCCACCCCGTCGCCTCGCAGGTCATCCCCGACCTCCAGGCCGAGGCGGCCCGCAACCCGGAGATCGCCGAGGCCCTCCAGAAGGCCCTGCGCGAGGGCCAGGACGGTGTCGCGACCGGCATCGTCACGGCGGCGGAAGCCCGCGGCGAACTCCGCCGGGGCCTCGACCGAGACCTGGCCCTCGACCTGATCTCCGGACCGCTCTACTGGCGCTCGGTGGTGATCCGCAGCCCCAAGCTGCCCAAGGGGTATCTGGGGTCGCTGGCCCGGGCCAGCGCGGAGGCGTTGAAGGCGCTGTAG